One part of the Anaerolineales bacterium genome encodes these proteins:
- a CDS encoding glycosyltransferase, which translates to MKRNKKRNFAMLSILVAATSFPRWAGDSRGTFIWEGCRALAALGARVRVIAPHAAGAKTREAWEGVEIFRPRYGMDRGELLLETPGGLPVLWKNHPLGRLAVFPFFVSHASAIARLARECDLIHAHWTLSAFAARIGAPFHRRPVICTVQGSDIYQAMGIPGLGAPARWTLRGARKVIALSRSLAGAAAAQGVDPQNITVIPNGVDAERFSPNGIPREPVILFAGSLIERKGVGILVEALGLIRRRFPAERLVVIGDGPLRTRLAADAERAGVSDSVLFTGALPPAEVAAWMRRAELFVLPSLEEGQGVAMLEALASGTPCVASRVGGIPDILDPAWGALVPPGDPFALANAAADILGRADRGRAQGRAAARGVRNRYDWPAIARRILEVYSETLSRPVSPVGKYIQV; encoded by the coding sequence TTGAAAAGGAACAAGAAGCGGAATTTTGCGATGCTCTCCATCCTCGTCGCCGCCACGTCCTTCCCGCGCTGGGCAGGGGACTCCCGCGGAACCTTCATTTGGGAAGGCTGCCGCGCGCTAGCCGCCCTCGGCGCGCGGGTCCGCGTGATCGCGCCGCACGCCGCCGGCGCCAAAACGCGGGAGGCCTGGGAAGGCGTGGAAATTTTCCGGCCCCGCTACGGGATGGACCGCGGCGAGTTGCTCTTGGAAACGCCCGGCGGTCTGCCCGTGCTGTGGAAAAACCACCCGCTCGGGCGCCTCGCCGTGTTTCCGTTCTTCGTCTCGCACGCATCGGCGATCGCCCGTCTGGCGCGCGAATGCGATCTGATCCACGCCCACTGGACCCTTTCCGCCTTCGCCGCCCGGATCGGCGCGCCCTTCCACCGGCGGCCGGTCATCTGCACGGTTCAGGGCAGCGACATCTATCAGGCGATGGGAATTCCCGGCCTGGGCGCCCCCGCCCGTTGGACATTGCGCGGCGCGCGCAAAGTGATCGCGCTCAGCCGGTCGCTGGCCGGGGCGGCCGCCGCGCAGGGGGTTGATCCGCAGAATATCACGGTCATCCCGAACGGCGTGGATGCGGAACGTTTCTCTCCGAACGGAATTCCCCGCGAACCGGTGATCCTCTTCGCCGGATCGCTGATCGAGCGCAAGGGAGTCGGGATTCTCGTCGAAGCGCTGGGCCTTATCCGCCGCCGCTTTCCCGCCGAGCGGCTGGTCGTCATCGGCGACGGTCCGCTCCGCACCCGTTTGGCGGCGGACGCTGAGCGCGCCGGCGTATCGGATTCCGTGCTTTTCACCGGCGCCCTGCCCCCGGCCGAGGTGGCCGCTTGGATGCGCCGGGCCGAATTATTCGTCCTGCCCTCGCTGGAAGAGGGTCAGGGCGTGGCGATGCTCGAGGCGCTCGCCTCCGGCACGCCGTGCGTGGCCAGCCGGGTCGGCGGGATCCCCGATATCCTGGATCCCGCCTGGGGCGCGCTGGTCCCGCCGGGGGATCCCTTTGCGCTCGCCAACGCCGCGGCGGATATCCTCGGCCGTGCGGACCGCGGGCGGGCGCAAGGACGGGCGGCCGCCCGCGGCGTGCGCAACCGGTACGACTGGCCGGCGATCGCCCGCCGGATCCTGGAGGTGTATTCGGAAACGCTCTCCCGGCCGGTTTCTCCGGTGGGAAAATACATACAGGTGTGA
- the glmU gene encoding bifunctional UDP-N-acetylglucosamine diphosphorylase/glucosamine-1-phosphate N-acetyltransferase GlmU yields MTVRTILLAAGLGTRMRSALPKMMHPLCGRPMVRIALDIAAAVSPEKPVLVVGHGADAVRAEAGERAECIVQTELLGTADAVRRAEGLLRGRAGHILVFYGDMPLWRPETLRRLAEAGQQGPGPMAMLTGVGSDARLFGRVIRDAAGAVREIVEDAHLSPEQRAVKEVNLGAYCFRAEWLWEALGRVKPSPKGEYYLTDLVSMAAQEGGAAALEVEDEEEWIGINTRAHLAEAEAALRRRINRRWMEAGVGLQDPATTYISLEATIGEDTRILANTHIEGKTAVGRGCVIGPNSILRNMTVGDRCRVECSVVENAVMEEESNIGPFGHLRSGSRLERGAHMGNFGEMKNSRLGAGAKMGHFSYLGDATVGPSANIGAGTITCNYDGKQKHPTEIGEGAFIGSDSMLVAPVKIGRGAKTGAGSVVTHDVPDGGVVVGVPARTFKKKAARKKNVRKK; encoded by the coding sequence ATGACCGTACGAACGATCCTGCTCGCCGCCGGGCTCGGCACCCGGATGCGGTCCGCCTTGCCGAAGATGATGCACCCCTTGTGCGGGCGGCCGATGGTGCGGATCGCGCTGGATATCGCCGCCGCGGTCAGCCCCGAAAAGCCGGTCCTGGTGGTCGGGCACGGGGCCGACGCGGTGCGCGCCGAAGCCGGCGAACGGGCGGAATGCATCGTGCAGACCGAATTGCTCGGGACGGCCGACGCGGTCCGCCGCGCGGAAGGGCTCTTACGCGGACGAGCCGGGCACATCCTGGTGTTTTACGGGGATATGCCGCTGTGGCGTCCGGAGACCCTGCGGCGCCTCGCCGAAGCCGGACAACAAGGCCCCGGACCGATGGCGATGCTCACCGGAGTAGGGAGTGACGCGCGCCTGTTCGGCCGGGTGATCCGCGACGCCGCGGGCGCCGTGCGGGAAATCGTCGAAGACGCCCACCTCAGCCCCGAACAGCGGGCCGTGAAGGAAGTCAACCTGGGAGCGTACTGCTTCCGGGCCGAATGGCTGTGGGAGGCGCTCGGGCGGGTGAAGCCTTCGCCCAAGGGCGAATACTACCTGACGGATCTGGTGTCGATGGCGGCGCAGGAAGGCGGCGCGGCCGCGCTTGAAGTGGAGGACGAGGAGGAATGGATTGGGATCAACACCCGCGCGCACCTGGCGGAGGCGGAAGCCGCCCTGCGGCGGCGGATCAACAGGCGCTGGATGGAGGCGGGCGTGGGCCTGCAGGATCCGGCGACGACCTACATCTCGCTGGAAGCGACGATCGGCGAGGATACGCGGATCCTGGCCAACACGCACATCGAAGGCAAGACGGCCGTCGGCCGCGGTTGCGTGATCGGGCCGAATTCGATCCTCCGCAACATGACGGTCGGCGACCGCTGCCGGGTGGAATGCTCGGTGGTCGAGAATGCGGTCATGGAGGAGGAATCGAACATCGGGCCGTTCGGCCATCTGCGCTCGGGCTCCCGGCTCGAGCGGGGCGCGCACATGGGCAATTTCGGCGAGATGAAAAACTCGCGGCTGGGGGCGGGCGCCAAGATGGGCCATTTTTCCTACCTCGGCGACGCCACGGTTGGGCCGAGCGCGAACATCGGTGCCGGGACGATCACCTGCAACTACGACGGCAAGCAGAAACATCCGACCGAAATCGGTGAAGGCGCTTTCATCGGATCGGATTCGATGCTGGTGGCGCCGGTGAAGATCGGCCGCGGCGCCAAGACCGGCGCCGGTTCGGTGGTCACGCACGATGTTCCGGACGGGGGCGTGGTCGTGGGCGTGCCGGCGCGGACGTTCAAGAAAAAGGCCGCGCGGAAAAAAAATGTCCGAAAAAAGTGA
- a CDS encoding glycosyltransferase family 2 protein, whose amino-acid sequence MKLVIQIPAYNEEQTLPTVLRALPRRLPGIREIEVLVVDDGSTDRTVRAAEQAGADGILSLPAHRGLAAAFAAGLEESLRRGADIIVNTDADNQYSAGDLPALIEPILAGKASLVVGDRGTAALKWFSPGKRLLQRFGSALIGWISGLHTPDAASGFRAFTRDAALRTLVMSGYSYTLETLIQAGARGEAVVFVPVRANPPARPSRLASGTLNYLFFSGATLLRSFVMYRPLRVFSILGGLFLLAGLFLSLRYLYFAASGFGAGHVQSVILAAVLLIVGTMIFCIGLVADLIGFNRRILEENLFRTRRMELEKKRKG is encoded by the coding sequence ATGAAACTCGTCATCCAGATTCCCGCCTACAACGAAGAACAGACTCTGCCCACCGTACTGCGGGCGCTTCCCCGCCGCCTGCCCGGCATCCGAGAAATCGAGGTGCTCGTCGTCGACGACGGCAGCACCGACCGGACCGTCCGCGCCGCCGAGCAGGCCGGCGCCGATGGAATCCTCTCCTTGCCCGCACACCGTGGATTGGCCGCCGCTTTTGCCGCCGGGCTCGAGGAATCCCTGCGCCGCGGCGCGGACATCATCGTCAACACCGACGCCGACAACCAATATTCCGCCGGCGACCTTCCCGCGCTGATCGAGCCGATCCTCGCCGGGAAAGCCTCGCTCGTCGTCGGCGACCGCGGAACGGCCGCTTTGAAGTGGTTTTCGCCCGGGAAACGCCTGCTGCAGCGGTTCGGCAGCGCGCTGATCGGATGGATTTCCGGATTGCACACGCCGGATGCCGCCAGCGGGTTCCGCGCCTTCACGCGCGACGCCGCCCTGCGCACCCTGGTGATGAGCGGATACTCCTACACGCTGGAAACCCTGATTCAGGCCGGCGCGCGGGGCGAGGCGGTGGTTTTCGTACCGGTGCGCGCCAATCCTCCGGCGCGTCCCTCGCGCCTGGCATCCGGGACTCTGAACTACCTGTTTTTTTCCGGCGCGACCCTTTTGCGTTCCTTCGTCATGTATCGCCCGCTGCGCGTGTTTTCGATCCTCGGCGGCCTGTTCCTGCTCGCCGGACTGTTCCTCAGCCTGCGCTACCTGTATTTCGCCGCGTCGGGTTTCGGCGCGGGGCACGTGCAATCGGTCATTCTCGCCGCGGTCCTGCTGATTGTCGGGACGATGATTTTCTGCATCGGACTCGTCGCCGACCTGATCGGCTTCAACCGCCGGATCCTGGAGGAAAACCTCTTCCGGACGCGGCGGATGGAGTTGGAGAAAAAGCGGAAAGGTTAG
- a CDS encoding response regulator transcription factor has translation MGRKRVMIVEDQREIARMIHSAIQLMDPSLDVVDCLSAEEASLELAEHGADLIIIDVRLPGISGLELVERWQIQKIHIPVIVTTGFSEPAIRALAERLGVRAFFNKPLPMDEFLLAVRSILAGEEFQPSEDRAAKVLTDLRQKLDADAAWLCQEGGQATHRAGDVLEVMEEDMEAVQHSIAGILHRTAPFLGKLKDDPPSMFLVSGEKRQMAVAPMPSGPSLVIFFSKPTPAQNLYDELTESVRRLEKIFHTDRLLQEASSGVVPMPDWVQQTVGGGISEPEWNLGEQSVEAQEAKSFWDDAVLEAAGFLSPGKLTFDEAEKLGWAPEDAANTPYRVFD, from the coding sequence ATGGGCCGCAAGCGCGTGATGATCGTGGAAGATCAGCGGGAAATCGCGCGGATGATCCACAGCGCGATCCAACTGATGGATCCGTCGCTCGACGTGGTGGATTGCCTCTCGGCCGAGGAAGCTTCCCTCGAACTGGCCGAACACGGCGCGGATTTGATCATCATCGACGTCCGCCTGCCCGGGATCAGCGGCCTGGAACTGGTCGAACGCTGGCAGATCCAGAAGATCCACATCCCCGTCATCGTCACCACCGGTTTCTCCGAGCCGGCGATCCGCGCCCTCGCCGAACGGCTCGGGGTGCGGGCCTTCTTCAACAAACCGCTCCCGATGGACGAATTCCTCCTGGCCGTGCGTTCGATTCTGGCCGGCGAGGAATTCCAGCCCAGCGAGGACCGCGCCGCCAAGGTGCTCACCGACCTGCGCCAAAAGCTGGATGCCGACGCCGCCTGGCTGTGCCAGGAGGGCGGGCAGGCGACCCACCGCGCGGGCGACGTGCTGGAAGTAATGGAGGAGGACATGGAGGCGGTCCAGCATTCGATCGCCGGCATCCTGCACCGCACCGCGCCGTTCCTGGGCAAACTCAAAGATGACCCGCCGTCCATGTTCCTCGTCTCGGGCGAAAAGCGGCAGATGGCCGTAGCGCCGATGCCCAGCGGACCGAGCCTGGTGATCTTCTTCTCCAAACCGACCCCGGCCCAGAACCTATACGACGAGCTGACCGAATCCGTCCGCCGGCTGGAAAAAATCTTCCACACCGACCGGCTGCTGCAGGAAGCGTCCTCGGGAGTCGTGCCGATGCCCGATTGGGTGCAACAAACCGTGGGGGGCGGCATCAGCGAGCCGGAGTGGAATCTCGGTGAGCAGTCGGTGGAAGCCCAGGAAGCCAAATCCTTCTGGGACGACGCGGTCCTGGAAGCGGCCGGCTTCCTCTCCCCCGGAAAACTGACGTTCGACGAGGCCGAGAAACTCGGCTGGGCTCCCGAAGACGCGGCCAACACCCCCTACCGGGTGTTCGATTAA
- a CDS encoding isocitrate/isopropylmalate dehydrogenase family protein: MATYRIAWMPGDGIGRDVMEAARIVLDALGLDAEYPQADIGWEFWRREGDALPERTIGLLRTCRCALFGAITSKPKEEAAAELAPELRAKGLAYRSPIVRLRQLFDLYVNLRPCKAYPGNPLNYREGIDLTVFRENTEDLYAGVEFHPLPADVRAALEVHSPAMGAFRKDESDDIALSCRIVTRRGSRRIVRAAFEYARKHGYPSVTLVEKPNVVRETSGLITREARKIADEFPGIALQEANVDAMAMWLIKNPLEYGVIVTTNMFGDILSDLAAQLVGGLGFASSGNIGESFAVFEPTHGSAPKYAGQYKVNPIATLLAAKLMLDWLGESEKAAALERAVAGVIAAGKVRTYDLGGLSGTLDVAKAVAERL; this comes from the coding sequence ATGGCTACATATCGAATCGCCTGGATGCCGGGCGACGGGATCGGGCGGGATGTGATGGAAGCGGCGCGGATCGTGCTGGATGCGCTCGGCCTGGATGCCGAGTATCCGCAGGCCGACATCGGCTGGGAATTCTGGCGCCGGGAGGGCGACGCGCTTCCGGAGCGCACGATCGGCCTTTTGCGGACCTGCCGTTGCGCGCTGTTCGGCGCCATCACCTCCAAGCCCAAGGAGGAAGCCGCCGCCGAGCTGGCCCCCGAACTGCGAGCCAAGGGCCTCGCCTACCGCAGTCCGATCGTCCGCTTGCGCCAGCTGTTCGATCTCTACGTGAACCTCCGCCCGTGCAAGGCCTACCCCGGCAATCCGCTGAACTACCGCGAGGGGATCGACCTGACGGTTTTCCGCGAGAATACCGAGGACCTGTATGCGGGCGTGGAATTCCACCCGCTCCCGGCGGACGTGCGTGCCGCGCTGGAAGTGCACAGCCCGGCGATGGGCGCGTTCCGGAAGGACGAATCCGACGACATCGCGCTCTCCTGCCGGATCGTCACCCGCCGCGGATCGCGGCGGATCGTGCGCGCCGCGTTCGAGTACGCGCGGAAGCACGGATACCCAAGCGTCACCCTGGTGGAGAAGCCGAACGTAGTCCGCGAAACCTCGGGCCTGATCACCCGCGAGGCGCGGAAAATCGCGGACGAATTCCCCGGCATCGCCCTGCAGGAAGCCAACGTCGACGCGATGGCCATGTGGCTGATCAAGAACCCGCTCGAATACGGGGTGATTGTGACGACCAACATGTTCGGCGACATCCTTTCCGATCTGGCGGCCCAGCTGGTGGGCGGGCTGGGGTTCGCTTCCAGCGGGAATATCGGCGAGTCGTTCGCCGTGTTCGAGCCGACCCACGGCTCCGCGCCGAAATACGCCGGCCAGTACAAGGTCAATCCGATCGCCACCTTGCTGGCGGCCAAGCTGATGCTGGATTGGCTGGGCGAATCGGAAAAAGCCGCGGCCCTCGAGCGGGCTGTGGCCGGCGTGATCGCGGCGGGGAAAGTGCGGACCTATGATTTGGGCGGATTGAGCGGCACGCTGGATGTGGCCAAGGCGGTGGCGGAGCGGCTGTAA
- a CDS encoding peptidoglycan DD-metalloendopeptidase family protein, whose translation MTNRRLPVFLCFCLAALFLSAASNSYDLPAAEGQPPTPEDRARITELVAEKVAAHPEVMSFNIYEVVVEEILFSGGGWALATLAYLQPDSPEKLPTEPGMALARRTTSDWAVTIQADDDWNTVLAQAPEELVSADTKRQAATPTDAEQHAMEKTLSGYKLPWQAGVSQMLTQSVNHSATMRYAFDFYNPSQPMWPIVAARTGTVKYAVWTYPNGYYDGNSNHSNYLVLEDTSTVPTSYQVYLHLAQDSIPAAFRTVGARVYRGQFLGIADDTGYSTGHHLHFQVHTNPASYWGNSVDITFDDVGINGGRPRRVDEAAWYGGEGADWYTSGNYSGNDFIPPAAGITAPADQSSIGTSAVRLQGYATDAGSGFSHAYFIANRGDGWEQVGPIFTSSPFTYDWNWCADGVEAGAMSISLRAWDRDGNPADGYPGLRSIVHTASCPAPPPACSPSADQIALFAEPGFGGDCAVMDIGDYASGALLAPVGGDRAASIRVGSHVIATLYSENDFYGRVESFAADDRSLEDNTIGSGWVSSLRVRTRSDTPSPATMVWPPRGSTFERGDALVFFWRTGVSGLYSGFEVSTTGPLGESHLPYRALDGDATATLGQQTWYLIQRTACSGDPDCVSEWRDNNFNVVAAPAWPAAAAAPYSDGIEGGTSGWNASGLWRVASSPVAGGTHAWAYNRASDSTYNVGVSYGFLTSPPVSIPAAGYALRFKYWVDSETSNPHWDQRRVQIAVDGGNYVNLFQLTDDKQRTWLSGPYLDLSAYAGHTVRVRFAFYTLDEYGNANGGWAIDDFSIALLPEPACADPGESNDTAATASVLAGSTLGGQICPAGDFDYYRFSASAGSRAVVKLEGYSALKPYLELIDTDGSSVLAASDGGSVGYQIPVSGTYYVKVRSQNHPSEGGTDHGYTIRLTTDSDIPTVAWVVPSQSGQFLSALPAELVVEANDGGGIQKVEIFSHASDWANANWTAVCTDTNGADGWSCPLDPAVLPEGTSLAFQARVTDWAGNQAVAIVWDISNDRTPPNLAVTPLPAQQDSTVVNLAWTAGDSFSGLDGFDVQVRVDGGQWVDWVTGLAPDARSAVYAAQPGHAYAFRILAFDRAGNSAHGEASTTIKACTPDSFEADNSAAASRLIQFGVPQRHTACPSGDEDWVFFQATAGTTYLLRSLAAGPTSWAILELYNSDGKTLLLQALPPSNSMIGQGAALCWMAPRDGVFFVRVRSQDPMAAGEETAYDLVVQIGYCGYLPGVLR comes from the coding sequence ATGACCAACCGACGCCTGCCCGTTTTCCTTTGCTTCTGCCTTGCGGCGCTGTTCCTCTCCGCCGCGTCCAATTCCTACGACCTGCCCGCCGCGGAGGGTCAGCCGCCCACGCCGGAAGACCGCGCCCGCATCACCGAGCTCGTCGCGGAGAAGGTCGCCGCGCATCCCGAGGTGATGTCCTTCAATATCTATGAGGTTGTGGTGGAGGAAATCCTCTTCTCCGGCGGCGGCTGGGCGCTGGCAACGCTCGCCTACCTCCAGCCGGATTCGCCCGAGAAGCTGCCGACCGAACCGGGCATGGCCCTCGCTCGGCGGACGACGTCGGATTGGGCTGTGACGATCCAGGCCGACGACGATTGGAATACCGTCCTGGCTCAAGCCCCGGAGGAACTCGTCTCCGCCGATACGAAAAGACAGGCCGCCACTCCCACGGACGCCGAACAGCACGCGATGGAAAAAACCCTCAGCGGCTACAAGCTTCCCTGGCAAGCCGGCGTCAGCCAGATGCTTACCCAATCCGTCAACCACTCGGCCACGATGCGCTACGCCTTCGATTTCTACAATCCGTCCCAGCCGATGTGGCCGATCGTCGCCGCGCGCACCGGAACGGTTAAATACGCGGTCTGGACCTATCCCAACGGCTACTACGACGGCAACAGCAACCACTCCAACTACCTCGTGCTCGAGGATACTTCGACCGTCCCCACGTCGTACCAGGTTTATCTGCACCTCGCGCAGGACAGCATCCCGGCCGCGTTCCGGACGGTCGGGGCGCGGGTCTACCGCGGCCAGTTCCTCGGCATCGCCGACGACACGGGATACTCCACCGGCCATCACCTGCACTTCCAGGTCCACACCAATCCCGCCTCCTACTGGGGCAATTCGGTCGACATCACCTTCGACGACGTGGGAATCAACGGCGGGCGGCCGCGGCGGGTGGACGAAGCCGCCTGGTACGGCGGCGAAGGAGCGGATTGGTACACCTCCGGCAACTACTCCGGGAACGATTTCATCCCGCCCGCGGCCGGCATCACCGCCCCCGCCGACCAGTCCTCGATCGGCACTTCCGCCGTCCGCCTCCAGGGCTACGCCACCGACGCCGGCAGCGGCTTCAGCCATGCCTACTTCATCGCCAACCGCGGCGACGGCTGGGAGCAGGTCGGCCCGATTTTCACTTCCTCGCCCTTCACCTACGATTGGAATTGGTGCGCGGACGGGGTCGAAGCCGGCGCGATGAGCATTTCGCTCCGCGCCTGGGACCGCGACGGCAATCCGGCGGACGGGTATCCGGGCCTGCGGTCGATCGTGCACACCGCCTCCTGCCCCGCGCCGCCGCCGGCTTGCTCGCCCTCGGCCGATCAGATCGCGCTCTTCGCCGAGCCGGGATTCGGCGGCGACTGCGCGGTGATGGACATCGGCGACTACGCCAGCGGCGCGCTGCTGGCCCCGGTCGGCGGCGACCGCGCCGCCTCGATCCGCGTCGGGTCGCACGTGATCGCCACCCTCTATTCCGAAAACGATTTTTACGGACGGGTGGAATCCTTCGCCGCCGACGACCGCAGCCTGGAGGACAACACAATCGGCTCCGGATGGGTCTCCTCGCTGCGGGTGCGCACCCGCAGTGACACGCCCAGCCCGGCGACGATGGTCTGGCCGCCGCGCGGGAGCACGTTCGAGCGCGGCGACGCGCTGGTCTTCTTCTGGCGGACCGGCGTGTCGGGGCTGTATTCCGGATTCGAGGTTTCGACCACCGGGCCGCTCGGCGAAAGTCATTTGCCCTACCGGGCCTTGGACGGCGACGCCACCGCGACTCTCGGACAGCAAACCTGGTACCTCATCCAACGCACCGCCTGTTCGGGGGATCCCGACTGCGTCAGCGAATGGCGCGACAATAATTTCAACGTCGTCGCTGCGCCCGCCTGGCCGGCGGCCGCAGCCGCGCCGTACAGCGACGGGATCGAAGGGGGAACCTCCGGCTGGAACGCGAGCGGCTTGTGGCGGGTCGCATCCTCGCCCGTCGCGGGGGGGACCCACGCCTGGGCTTACAACCGCGCCTCGGATTCCACCTACAATGTGGGCGTGAGCTACGGATTCCTCACCTCGCCGCCGGTGTCCATCCCCGCGGCGGGATACGCCCTGCGATTTAAATATTGGGTCGATTCCGAAACCTCAAATCCGCACTGGGATCAGCGCCGGGTCCAGATCGCCGTCGACGGCGGGAACTACGTCAACCTTTTCCAGCTCACCGACGACAAACAGCGAACCTGGCTCTCGGGGCCGTACCTCGACCTTTCGGCCTACGCCGGGCACACCGTCCGCGTGCGCTTCGCCTTTTACACTCTCGACGAGTACGGCAACGCCAACGGCGGCTGGGCGATCGACGATTTTTCGATCGCGCTCCTGCCCGAGCCCGCCTGCGCCGATCCGGGAGAATCGAACGACACCGCCGCCACCGCCTCCGTCCTGGCCGGTTCCACCCTCGGGGGGCAGATCTGCCCGGCCGGGGATTTCGACTACTACCGCTTCAGTGCCTCCGCCGGCAGCCGCGCCGTCGTCAAGCTGGAAGGCTATTCCGCATTGAAACCCTACTTGGAGCTGATCGACACCGACGGCTCCAGCGTGCTGGCGGCCTCCGACGGCGGATCGGTCGGATACCAAATTCCCGTCTCCGGCACCTACTACGTGAAGGTCCGGTCCCAGAATCATCCTTCCGAAGGCGGAACCGATCACGGCTACACCATCCGTCTGACGACCGATTCCGACATCCCGACCGTCGCCTGGGTCGTCCCGTCGCAATCCGGGCAGTTCCTCTCCGCCCTGCCCGCGGAGCTGGTTGTCGAAGCCAACGACGGGGGCGGCATCCAGAAGGTGGAGATCTTCAGCCACGCATCGGATTGGGCCAACGCCAATTGGACCGCCGTGTGCACCGACACCAACGGCGCCGACGGCTGGTCCTGTCCGCTGGACCCGGCTGTCCTGCCCGAGGGAACATCGCTCGCCTTCCAGGCCCGCGTCACCGACTGGGCCGGAAACCAAGCCGTGGCGATTGTCTGGGACATTTCCAACGACCGCACTCCCCCGAACCTGGCTGTCACGCCGCTTCCCGCCCAGCAGGATTCGACGGTGGTCAACCTCGCCTGGACCGCGGGCGATTCGTTCTCGGGTTTGGACGGCTTCGACGTCCAGGTTCGGGTCGACGGCGGACAATGGGTCGACTGGGTCACCGGCCTCGCCCCGGACGCGCGCTCGGCCGTCTACGCCGCCCAGCCCGGCCACGCTTATGCCTTCCGGATTCTGGCCTTCGACCGCGCCGGGAACTCCGCCCACGGCGAGGCGAGCACGACGATCAAGGCTTGTACGCCGGATTCCTTCGAAGCCGACAACTCCGCAGCCGCTTCGCGCCTGATCCAATTCGGTGTCCCCCAGCGCCACACCGCCTGCCCGTCCGGCGACGAGGATTGGGTGTTCTTCCAGGCAACCGCCGGCACCACCTATCTGCTGCGTTCGCTCGCCGCGGGTCCGACCTCCTGGGCGATTCTCGAGTTGTACAACTCCGACGGAAAGACCCTGCTGCTTCAGGCGCTTCCGCCTTCCAACAGCATGATCGGACAGGGCGCCGCTTTGTGCTGGATGGCGCCGCGCGACGGTGTCTTCTTCGTCCGCGTCCGCTCGCAGGATCCGATGGCCGCCGGCGAGGAAACCGCCTACGACTTGGTCGTCCAGATCGGCTACTGCGGCTACCTCCCGGGCGTCTTGCGCTGA
- the cdd gene encoding cytidine deaminase, whose protein sequence is MSEKSELTAEERKTLVAEARDARGNAYAPYSHYAVGAAIRTRAGKIYRGANVENAAYPVGLCAERVALFAAVAAGEREFDAIAVMTKDGASPCGACRQALSEFGLALEVIMADDKSWICQVSTLDKLLPSAFGKAEE, encoded by the coding sequence ATGTCCGAAAAAAGTGAACTGACCGCGGAGGAACGGAAAACGCTGGTGGCCGAAGCGCGCGATGCGCGCGGCAACGCCTACGCGCCGTATTCGCATTACGCGGTGGGCGCGGCGATCCGCACGCGGGCGGGCAAGATCTACCGCGGAGCGAACGTGGAAAACGCCGCCTACCCCGTCGGGTTGTGCGCCGAGCGGGTGGCGCTGTTCGCCGCCGTGGCGGCGGGCGAGCGGGAGTTCGACGCGATCGCGGTGATGACCAAGGACGGAGCCTCGCCGTGCGGCGCTTGCCGCCAGGCGCTCTCGGAATTCGGTTTGGCGCTGGAAGTGATCATGGCCGACGACAAGTCGTGGATCTGCCAGGTCTCGACTCTGGACAAGCTGCTGCCCTCGGCGTTCGGGAAGGCGGAGGAGTAA